A single genomic interval of Danio aesculapii chromosome 5, fDanAes4.1, whole genome shotgun sequence harbors:
- the snrnp27 gene encoding U4/U6.U5 small nuclear ribonucleoprotein 27 kDa protein, whose amino-acid sequence MGRSRSRTPPRRERRRSRSSSRDRERRRRDRERSRSRDRDRRRSRSRSPHRRRSRSPRRHRSSSLSPLRQKDRRDDDRKDVKDKPAKVHQISAEDMQGKTEEEIEMMKLMGFGSFETSKGKKKDGSVKAFAVNVSQKRKYRQYMNRKGGFNRPLDFIA is encoded by the exons ATGGGGAGAAGCAGGAGCCGGACACCCCCTCGACGAG AGCGACGGCGTTCGCGCTCGTCCTCTCGTGACCGTGAGAGGCGGCGTAGGGATCGCGAGAGGTCCCGGTCCCGTGACAGAGACAGGCGAAGGTCACGCTCGCGTTCTCCACACAGACGCAGATCCAG ATCTCCACGAAGACACCGCTCCTCCTCTCTGTCTCCACTGCGGCAGAAGGACAGACGAGACGATGACAGGAAAGATGTGAAGGATAAGCCGGCAAAGGTCCATCAGATATCAG CTGAGGACATGCAGGGAAAGACGGAAGAGGAAATCGAGATGATGAAACTGATGGGCTTTGGATCCTTTGAGACATCAAAG GGTAAGAAGAAGGACGGATCTGTTAAAGCATTTGCAGTTAATGTTTCTCAGAAGAGAAAATACAG GCAATACATGAACAGGAAAGGTGGATTCAACAGACCTTTGGATTTCATCGCTTGA